In Deltaproteobacteria bacterium, the genomic stretch CTGCCTTTATCTGAGACCCGAGATAGAGCAAAACTATTTTTGAAAGTTTATTCATAATCGCATGCCAGGTATTCGTTGCATCCATCATCATCTTTTTTGTTAACAGATAATCCTGTGAATGCCCGCCTTCTATCAGATAGCTTGCCATGGTAAAGGGTGCACCCGAAAAACCTATAAGAGGGGTATCGCTGCCGAGTTCCCTCTTTACAAGCTTTATAGCCGATAGTACATAACTGAGAGACTCTTCCGGCTGCGGTATAATCAATTTGCTCACTTGATTTGCTGTTCTTATCGGGTTGTGAATAACTGGTCCATCATGGGTTGTAAAACCAAATCCAACACCCATACCTTCAAGAGGTAAAAGTATATCGGCGAAGATAATGGCAGCATCCACATTAAGTTTTTTTACGGGGAGAAGCGTTACCGCAGTGGCTATCTCCGGCTCTTTACACATTTCTATAAATGCATATTTTCTCCTTATGTCCCTGTACTCTTTTAAAAACCTGCCTGCCTGTCTCATGATCCATACCGGTGTCATATCAACAGGAAGTCTTTTACAGGCATTTAAAAATCTCTTTTTCTTTGTAAATTCATTTCTCATACCTACTTCATTAACACACTATGCAAATTGTTGTAAAACGG encodes the following:
- the hemE gene encoding uroporphyrinogen decarboxylase; protein product: MRNEFTKKKRFLNACKRLPVDMTPVWIMRQAGRFLKEYRDIRRKYAFIEMCKEPEIATAVTLLPVKKLNVDAAIIFADILLPLEGMGVGFGFTTHDGPVIHNPIRTANQVSKLIIPQPEESLSYVLSAIKLVKRELGSDTPLIGFSGAPFTMASYLIEGGHSQDYLLTKKMMMDATNTWHAIMNKLSKIVLLYLGSQIKAGADAVQLFDSWAGCLSPYDYERYVMPYNKRILDGLKKYDIPIINFSTNNAGLLELMSNSGGDVIGIDWRISIDKAWKRIGYKKAIQGNLDPAVLFASPEEIKKHVKAILKMTGKRNGHIFNLGHGVLPTTPESNVKVLIEFVHELSER